actaatttaaaataaataaagaaataatgatctgtttgtgtgtacgtgcagggtaatcgttatagtaatatatctgTATCCTTTTTATGAGAGATTTTGCGAAACCTTTTCGAGCCTTCTTTGCCGTTTCTTTAGCTATTCTAgtttcttcaataatttttaatcgttttatttcttctggacTTCTTTCCGATACACCTAAAGAAAACCTACACGtgtgcgtttattttaataacttctatttcaacaatgctaatttttaatggctatttgttttactaaaaattatgtatcttacatactcatgttcctcgttattttgtactcgttgcaattccattgttaatacttttaataattgtggGCAGTCAGCATCAAATATAAGATTTACCATTCGACCATTCTAGTAGGATTGCTTCTATTGtagctttaaaatttatgttaattatatattaaacttacGTGTATGAACATCCATGTTGGTTCACTTTTCCCTTGAAAACGTTCTAAGTTCGTGATATAATCGCACATTgcctatatttatagcaatacacattaattatttactcaacatctataattatttacaattataaaattagcatGGCGTAACTCAACGTATCTCCTCCAATttccattttgatttttttaaggGTGCTTACCATCCCTGTGCAGGGTCCACTCCATtctgaatatatatgtcgaccACTGAAACGTTcggattgtttaatttttaattgcttataacttttacgtttaataatttttgaaaaaaagagaatacgtatctgaaatttttgcttcctaaattcatctacataatcagtgaaaaatgaaatatgttccattaaaaaatgtatacatttatatctttgtccctctcaaatttatgttttgtcataattatataccATGTAAAATGTTCGTGTCTATAAGTTTTACTTCTATTTGCTAGATAATGACACAATTATGAAGTAACACGCAATATAGACATGCTAAAATTGCTCATATTGAGGTTgtctgatagaggaacgagtggatgaatttgtaatagaaaatatattgaaataagtataggtataggtataagtacaggtatagcgtatactgatccagatcctcactcttgcagtgttacaatacaatagaagaagctatgatagtatatatttatagcaaaaaggACATTATCATTAGCCTTGTAGCTCTAGCCGAAGGTTACAAGAAACAACAACAGAAATCTACTTCTAGCTCTTctgtttctagaccttgtaagccaaaacaaaatttatattcaagggcacaataacatggacctctccttatttcgaattttttgtttcactaaattctattcataacagcgatctccaggtcacggatatacaaaagaagaagtgtagagtttttcttgaagtaattacctcaacagcttaattaaaattagtgatattagtgatatattagtgataatatagaataaaataaaatgtatagaaaaaaatatttttattcattttttgaaaattataggcttgattaaatataaagtttaaatttgctattgtaactccttaaataaaatatcaattattatgtatGCATATTGTGGACATaccgattcaatttaaatagtattgtaCTCCTAGGTGGCGTTAGCACCAAgtgatggaattttataaaaacaccgctcttgtaaagtaatttttatgataaaacacTAATGAATGCATCAGTCTCCACGTAGAGAATAATGCAtcgattgatataatatacatacatatgtatatattcataatttctttcaatggtagcttatgttacacaaaatatataactttatattatattcctcaCTAACATCATGGCATTTTGttgcgttatattaaatatttaatcagcactttgaaacatgataataaaacgtggtaaagatgataatttcattttataatattaagatattttagcaGCATAACATTTCAGGTTGTACAATACAAACTTGTGCAGTGCTaccactataataataaataaaattatttacgttttacattaatgtatattttatttatttgttagaatagttcttttaattttttcaacattcttaagttaatctttataacttatattttttcttgcattctagaattgagaaagatgttatgaaaaattctgttatttataatcaatgtAGAGCCATGTAGTTTTAGCTTAAAtagtttttccattaaaacaaaagatatgaTTAACACGCAATCATCCATTTACATACTTTGCATATACATTTACCGTTAACAATacagatgaaatgaaatttgaacatcGATTACGCCATCTAGATGTATTTTAGATACGAGTATTAGAGTTcgcttttctcttattctccCCTCCTTTCCATCCATTTCCTTATCTGAATCAGctgattattgttttcgtattttcaacgaatctgcccgttaaacaaaatttattttttataaccgcAGCTACGCCTACGTAGCTCTTgctctttcaaactttcaaccCTTAGAGCGTACCAATGGTTTTGTATGGGAATGTGGTACGCCAGGTGCAGGTCCGAAGTGTTTAGCTGCTTCACGAGCTTTCCGACGACCTTGCACAAAAACAGTTTGTTTTCCGGTAGGTGTACGTAATgctaatttatcgaatgtgATTACTTCACCTCCAGCTTTTAATATACGTGCTCTAGCTCTTTCAGTAACACGTAGAGCACatacctataaaaaattatgaaatta
This DNA window, taken from Bombus fervidus isolate BK054 unplaced genomic scaffold, iyBomFerv1 scaffold0030, whole genome shotgun sequence, encodes the following:
- the LOC139997118 gene encoding large ribosomal subunit protein eL18-like; translated protein: MSKIHRPPISLARIVRFMKKPERRHAIAVIVGTVTDDARIFEIPRLIVCALRVTERARARILKAGGEVITFDKLALRTPTGKQTVFVQGRRKAREAAKHFGPAPGVPHSHTKPLVRSKG